In Arthrobacter sp. CDRTa11, one DNA window encodes the following:
- a CDS encoding GNAT family N-acetyltransferase has translation MAEPDPDASARGHAELEISAVDVPPPDGSGAASDVKELPQELLVCHALRQQHELSLWGNLDRCPTLPEAVEYWRGNRYEERHVYLARLDGEVIGMCTMELSLHENTHTAGIDVLIAPAQRRQGLGRALLEHAEGLARERGRTSLYGYHEVPPMAVGGAAVPAKSGAGALPLDEPAVAFAVAAGYELEQVERSSRLTLPVPPHLLARLETEAGALAGQYDIIGWDDSCPEELVNGHALLKATMSTDVPIAGLDWEGENWDSARVREDERALIGTGVQSAVTAALHRPTGELVAYTVLNWRPGVPATISQQDTLVSGAHRGHRLGMMIKIANLRRAQRRWPAAKSVLTWNASENQHMLAINISLGFKPDGYEGEWQKRLG, from the coding sequence ATGGCTGAACCGGACCCGGATGCATCTGCACGAGGACATGCTGAGCTGGAGATCTCCGCTGTTGACGTCCCTCCGCCGGACGGCAGTGGAGCCGCATCCGACGTAAAAGAACTACCGCAGGAGCTCCTGGTCTGCCATGCCCTGCGTCAGCAGCACGAACTCTCCCTCTGGGGCAACCTGGACCGGTGCCCCACCCTCCCGGAGGCGGTTGAGTATTGGCGCGGCAACCGTTACGAGGAGCGGCATGTCTACCTCGCCAGGCTGGACGGGGAGGTCATCGGGATGTGCACCATGGAGCTTTCATTGCATGAGAACACCCATACCGCCGGCATCGATGTCCTCATTGCTCCCGCCCAACGACGCCAGGGCCTGGGCAGGGCACTGCTGGAGCATGCCGAAGGGCTTGCCAGGGAACGGGGCAGAACGTCCCTTTATGGTTACCACGAGGTTCCACCCATGGCCGTGGGCGGAGCCGCGGTCCCGGCCAAGTCCGGGGCGGGCGCCCTGCCGCTTGATGAACCTGCCGTAGCGTTTGCCGTTGCTGCCGGATATGAGCTGGAGCAGGTGGAGCGGTCCAGCCGCCTTACACTTCCCGTGCCGCCGCATCTGCTCGCCCGGCTGGAGACCGAAGCCGGTGCCCTGGCGGGGCAATACGACATTATCGGGTGGGATGACAGTTGCCCTGAGGAACTGGTGAACGGCCATGCCCTCCTCAAAGCCACGATGAGTACAGATGTTCCCATCGCCGGGCTCGACTGGGAGGGCGAGAATTGGGACTCGGCGCGGGTCAGGGAGGATGAGCGGGCCCTGATCGGCACCGGTGTGCAGTCAGCAGTCACCGCGGCCCTGCACCGCCCCACCGGAGAATTGGTTGCCTACACGGTACTGAACTGGCGTCCCGGTGTCCCTGCCACCATTTCCCAGCAGGACACGCTGGTATCCGGGGCACACCGGGGGCACCGCCTGGGAATGATGATCAAGATCGCCAATCTCCGCAGGGCCCAGCGCCGGTGGCCTGCGGCGAAGTCGGTTCTTACATGGAACGCCAGCGAAAACCAGCATATGCTGGCGATAAATATTTCGCTTGGATTCAAGCCTGACGGCTATGAAGGTGAGTGGCAGAAACGGCTGGGATGA